In Candidatus Micrarchaeota archaeon, a genomic segment contains:
- a CDS encoding PHP domain-containing protein: MKIDMHVHTRYSKDALITVDDLVDVYMETGIVVAVTDHNTTDAWEHVRMKGIPFIPGEEIDTGEGEVIGLFLNECIPKGLGFNETVDRIREQGGLVYCPHPFDRFRKCVCDEERIARCDIVEVFNSRCLLQRFNDQALSVAERFNLLKGVGSDAHFRFEIGTSYLTVVDDAIVSPENFIRALSDHPGFHTSKTTVMVHGLTKTVSFIRNLKSLLSRKPPEKT; the protein is encoded by the coding sequence ATGAAGATAGATATGCACGTTCATACCAGGTATTCCAAAGATGCGTTGATAACCGTCGATGACCTGGTGGATGTTTATATGGAAACCGGGATCGTTGTTGCAGTGACCGACCATAACACAACCGATGCATGGGAACATGTCCGGATGAAAGGGATACCTTTTATCCCTGGTGAGGAGATCGATACCGGTGAAGGCGAAGTGATAGGTCTATTTTTGAACGAATGTATACCTAAGGGTCTGGGGTTTAATGAGACGGTTGACAGGATCCGTGAGCAGGGGGGACTGGTCTATTGCCCGCATCCTTTTGACAGGTTTCGCAAATGCGTGTGCGATGAAGAGAGGATTGCCCGATGCGATATCGTAGAGGTGTTTAATTCCAGGTGCCTATTACAGAGGTTTAACGATCAGGCACTGTCCGTTGCGGAACGGTTCAACCTGTTGAAAGGCGTGGGAAGCGATGCTCATTTTCGGTTTGAGATAGGCACATCCTACCTAACCGTTGTAGATGATGCGATTGTTTCGCCGGAGAATTTTATCAGAGCGTTATCCGACCATCCGGGGTTTCACACTTCAAAGACTACTGTAATGGTTCATGGTTTGACAAAGACGGTTTCCTTTATTCGCAATCTTAAATCTCTTCTATCCAGAAAACCTCCAGAAAAAACCTAA
- a CDS encoding NAD(P)/FAD-dependent oxidoreductase gives MDVTVVGSGPAGLFTAILLSENHDVTVWSRDEPGEDPICSGLISYHAIDRIRQDYGINVNRSIIKVVDRFRFIDAFGPGSVEVRLARNPLILVDRSRFDRLCADRAMEKGVRIVLRTFNRRVLSSLAQRSRGHGRRTAIIGADGPVSAVAGLFGFPNIRFYFTRQGYMDYVTEEDVTVIFFNNGMGWWIPRCEDVELGVMVEDRASVDLLFNRTVSMFMSSHGTVNRKVYRIGDWVIPREPRRRIGAWTDIGPVFLIGDAAGQTKPLTGGGVYYASRAALVLSSAFPNPTDYQRLWDRKYGRELWLMGMVKQTHSLINRLSIRAGANFNNLFRPFIEQFDTESVTNTARNMVSVLF, from the coding sequence ATGGATGTAACGGTGGTTGGCAGCGGTCCGGCAGGTCTGTTTACAGCCATCTTACTGTCGGAGAACCATGATGTGACCGTCTGGTCTCGTGATGAACCGGGAGAAGACCCGATATGTTCTGGTCTGATCTCTTATCATGCTATCGATCGGATAAGACAGGACTACGGGATAAACGTAAACCGTTCTATCATTAAGGTTGTTGATAGGTTCAGGTTCATCGATGCGTTCGGCCCCGGTTCTGTAGAGGTCCGACTTGCCAGGAACCCTCTGATACTTGTGGACCGTAGCAGATTTGATAGGTTGTGCGCAGACAGGGCGATGGAGAAAGGTGTAAGGATAGTTTTAAGAACGTTTAACAGACGGGTTTTGTCATCGTTGGCACAGAGAAGTCGCGGTCACGGTCGCAGAACGGCGATCATAGGTGCGGACGGACCTGTATCCGCAGTTGCCGGATTGTTCGGTTTCCCAAACATCCGATTCTATTTTACAAGACAGGGATACATGGATTATGTTACCGAGGAGGACGTTACTGTGATCTTTTTCAACAACGGGATGGGTTGGTGGATCCCGAGATGCGAGGATGTGGAATTGGGTGTCATGGTTGAAGACAGAGCTTCGGTTGACCTCCTTTTCAACCGTACGGTATCGATGTTTATGAGCAGTCACGGGACGGTAAACCGAAAAGTTTACAGGATAGGGGATTGGGTTATACCGAGGGAGCCGCGTCGCCGGATCGGTGCCTGGACCGATATCGGTCCGGTGTTCCTGATCGGCGACGCGGCCGGCCAGACCAAACCGTTGACAGGCGGAGGCGTCTATTATGCATCACGCGCAGCCCTCGTTTTATCCTCTGCTTTTCCCAACCCGACAGATTACCAGAGGTTGTGGGACCGCAAGTATGGGAGAGAACTCTGGTTGATGGGCATGGTAAAGCAAACCCATTCTTTGATAAACCGTCTCTCCATCAGGGCAGGGGCGAACTTTAATAATCTTTTCCGACCGTTTATTGAACAGTTCGACACAGAATCCGTGACAAACACGGCGCGTAACATGGTCAGCGTTCTGTTCTGA
- the uppS gene encoding di-trans,poly-cis-decaprenylcistransferase: protein MSGNVPKHVVIIPDGNRRWARRHGLPILEGHRRGIEKIRNVMNWCKEYGIKYLTMWGFSSENFNRPRDEVIGLIKLFDEYLDKALEEVVGQDVRIKFYGRLDRFPKGMRGKMMALENESARGRYCLNLFLGYGGRQEIIDAVNRIISDVKRGRLRVVDEKTFSSYLYTSDLPDPDLVIRTSGELRTSGFMPWQTVYSEFWFTKKLWPDFTKQDFVRAIRSYAARERRFGR, encoded by the coding sequence ATTTCGGGAAACGTTCCGAAACATGTTGTGATCATCCCTGACGGTAACAGGAGATGGGCGCGTCGGCACGGTTTACCCATACTTGAAGGTCACAGGCGGGGTATAGAGAAGATAAGGAACGTGATGAATTGGTGTAAAGAGTACGGGATAAAATATCTGACGATGTGGGGTTTCTCATCCGAGAACTTTAACAGGCCCAGGGATGAGGTTATCGGGTTGATAAAACTCTTTGATGAATACCTTGACAAGGCATTAGAGGAGGTTGTCGGTCAGGACGTGCGTATCAAATTCTACGGCAGGTTGGATAGGTTCCCTAAGGGTATGCGCGGTAAGATGATGGCTTTGGAGAACGAATCCGCGCGCGGCAGATACTGTCTGAACCTGTTCCTCGGATACGGCGGCAGACAGGAAATCATAGATGCGGTCAACAGAATAATAAGCGATGTCAAACGCGGGAGGCTCAGGGTTGTTGATGAGAAGACGTTTTCATCGTACCTTTACACGTCAGACCTTCCTGACCCGGACCTGGTGATCCGCACATCCGGTGAACTGCGAACGAGCGGTTTCATGCCTTGGCAGACGGTCTACAGCGAGTTTTGGTTTACTAAAAAGTTGTGGCCGGATTTCACTAAACAGGATTTTGTGCGTGCGATCAGGTCCTATGCCGCAAGGGAGAGACGGTTCGGAAGATGA
- a CDS encoding DUF192 domain-containing protein yields MVEVVVDEVAGTLLSQVRGLMFRRKRVNILFVFNEDKICPIHSWFVFYPFDAVYLDRNFRVVEIFRDVKPFSYVRPTRPSSYLLEVSHHRPSLRVGDRIVIKTR; encoded by the coding sequence ATGGTAGAAGTGGTCGTTGACGAGGTTGCCGGAACCCTTTTATCACAGGTCAGGGGCCTGATGTTCAGACGGAAGAGGGTCAACATACTGTTTGTGTTTAACGAAGATAAAATATGTCCGATCCATTCATGGTTCGTATTCTACCCTTTCGACGCAGTGTATCTGGACAGAAACTTTCGTGTTGTAGAAATCTTCAGAGATGTCAAACCTTTCTCGTACGTGAGACCTACCAGACCCTCCAGTTACCTGTTGGAGGTTTCGCATCATAGACCTTCGCTACGTGTCGGTGATAGGATAGTTATAAAGACGAGGTAG